The Azospirillum baldaniorum genome segment CCTTGTAGCTTTCCGCGACGGCCACATGGCGGTCGGTGTCCAGGTTCGGCAGCAGTTGCGACACCGCCTGCACCAGCGGCAGCCCGACCATGCGGCGCACCTCCAGCGGGTCCGGCTCGCCCAGCCCGTGGGCGGCCCAGGCGGTGGTCATGGCGTCGATGATGGCGAACTGGCTGTCCACCAGCGTGCCGTCGCAATCGAACAGGGCCAGCCGCAGGGGACGGGCATTCTCTGAGCTGCTCACGGGCATCGCCTCCGGGACGCGGGTCGTACCGGACTTATGCGGCTCGCATTGGGAAAGCGCAACTCACTTTGCCGGCTGCGACACCGAAGGGCGCCAATGGAGCAAATGGACCGCCCCGCCCAGCAGCAGGCCCCAGAAGGCCGAGCCCACCCCGGCGACGGACAGGCCGGAGGCGGTGACCAGCATGGTGACCAGCGCGGCTGTCCGGTTCGCCTCCACCTGCACGGCGCCCATCAGGGCGGCACCGAAGGCGCCGACCAGGGCCAGCCCGGCCACCGCCTCGATCAGGATCGGCGGGGAGCGGGTGACCATCACCGCCGTCACCCCGGCCAGCCCGGCGAACAGGATGTAGCCGATGCCGCCGACGAAGGCGGCCTGCCAGCGCCGCGCCGGGTTGGGGTCGGCGTCCGGGCTGGCGCAGAGCGCCGCGGTGATCGCCGCGAGGTTGATGGTGGGCGCGCCGCCCAGCGCCGTCAGGGCGGAGGCCGCCCCCGTCGCCAGGAAGATCGGGCGGGTCGGCGGCGCGTAGTTGTAGGTCGCCAGGACGGCGAGGCCGGGAATGTTCTGCGACGCCATGGTGACGACGAACAACGGCAGGGCGATGCCGACCATCGCTTCCCAGGTGAACACCGGCTGGACGAAGGTCACGCCCGGCCACAGCGCACCGGACAACACCGCCCCGCCGGCCAAACCGCCGGAAGAGTCCAGCGCCATCGCCCCCAGCGCCACCGCCACCGCGGCGGGCACGGCGTAGAGACGCGCCACCCGCCCCACCACCGCCCAGGTCGCCAGCACCAGCAGCGCCATTCCCGGCGCCTGCGACACCGCCAGGAAGGGGGCCAGGCACAGCTTCAGCAGGATGCCCGCCAGCATGCCGTTGGCCAGCGGCTTGGGAATCGCCGCGATCCAGCGGCCGAGCGGCGACCACAGCCCGGCCAGGATGATCAGGACTCCGGTCGCTATGAAGGCCCCCACCGCGGCGGGGAACCCGCCCTCCACCGCGCCGGTGGCGGCGAGCAGCGCCATGCCCGGCGTCGTCCAGGCGATGCTGATCGGCTTGCGCCGGTGCAGGCTGAGCCCCATCGCCGTCAGCCCCATGGCGAAGCCCAGCAGGACGAGGCCCGACACCACCTGCTCCGTGCTGGCACCCACGGCGGTCAGGCCATGGATCACCACCGCCACCGAGCTGGCATAGCCGACCAGGGCCGCCAGCAGGCCGGCGCCGACCGCGCGCAGGGAAAGCCCCGTCGAAAGGTCCGTCGCCGGGACGGTGTCGGAAGAGGACATGGCTTGGGACCCTCCATCGGGGGTGCAGGACGATGGGGAAGGTGATAGATTGGATCCAATATCCTGGCAAGGGGAGATCACGCATGGCGGTCAACGACGGGCTGTCGCGCCTCGTGGCGCGTGCGCGGCCGCGCCACCGCACCACCACGGAGTTCGTGGAGGCGACGCTGCGCGAGGCGATCCTGACCGGGGTCATCGCGCCGGGCACGCCCTTGCGGCAGGAGGAGCTGGCGGAAACCTTCGGGGTCAGCCGCATGCCGGTGCGCGAGGCGCTGCGCCAGTTGGAGGCGCGGGCGCTGGCCGAGTTCCACCCGCACCGCGGGGCGGTCGTCGCGGAAATCTCGGCGGCGGACGGCGCCGACATCGGGGCGATCCGCATGGCGCTGGAACCGATGGCGCTGCGCCTGTCGCTGCCCGGCCTGACGGCGGCGGACCTCGATCAGGCGGAAGAGTTGATCGCGGAGATGGATGGGGAGGCCGATCCGGGTCGCATGGGGGAGCTGAACCGGCGCTTCCACATGACGCTCTACGCGCGGGCCGGGCGGCCCCGTCTGCTGGCGCTGACGGAGCAGCATCTGCTGGCCGCCGACCGTTACCTGCGCTTCCAGTTCGCGGCGCTGGGCTATCTACCGCGGTCGCAGGACGAGCACCGCGCGCTGCTGGCGGCCTGCCGGGTGGGCGATGCGGACACGGCCTGCCGGCTCGTCACCGAGCATGTCGGACAGGCGGCGGAGCAGCTCACGGTGTTCCTGGAGGGCCGCGAGGCGGGGTGAGCCCCCCGCCTTACTCGACCCCCTCGAACGGGTCGCCCTTCAGGCTGGCGCTGAAGCCCAGATACTTCCAGGTCGTCAGCATGTGGTCGGGCAGCGGCGCCGTCACGTCGATCATCCGGTTGCCGCCGCGCGGGTGCGGCAGGATCAGCCGGCGGGCGTGCAGATGCAGCTTCTTCTGGATCTCTGCGCCCGGAAGATGGGCCCCCTGCCCGGCGTACTTGCCGTCGCCCAGGATCGGCGTGCCGATGGCGTTCATGTGGACGCGGAGCTGGTGGGTGCGGCCCGTGCGCGGCCACATGGCGACGAAAGCCGCCTGCTTGCCCAGGTTTTCCAGCACCGTGTAGTAGGTGACGGCGCGCTTGCCGTCGTCCTCGTCGCCAGCCACCCGCTCGCCCTGCGGCCCGCCTTCCTTGGCCAGCGCGAGGTCGATCTTGCCCTGGTAGGGCTTCGGCACGCCGACCGTGGCGGCCCAGTAGATCTTGCGCACGTCGCGGCCGCGGAACTGCTCCGTCAGCTTGGACGCCGCGAAGGTGTTGCGCGCCAGCAGCAGGACGCCCGAGGTGTCCTTGTCCAGCCGGTGCACCAGCTTCGGCCGCTCCTTCGCGTCGAAGCGCAGGGCGTCCAGCATGGCGTCGAGATGCTTGGTGGTGTTGGTGCCGCCCTGCACGGCGAGGCCCGCCGGCTTGTTCAGCGCGATGACGTCGCCGTCCTTGAAGAGAACCAGCGCCTGGAGCGCCGCGATGTCCTTGTCCGACATGGCCGGCTTCTTCGGCGCGGGTGCCGCGGCGGCGCCCTCCGGCTTGGCCCAGTCGGCCAGCGGCGGAATGCGGATGGACTGGCCGGCGGCGAGCCGGGTCGAGGTTTCCGCCCGCTTGCCGTCCACGCGGATCTGGCCGGTGCGCAGCAGCTTCTGCAGATAGCCGTGCCCCACGTCGGGGAAATGGCGCTTGAACCAGCGGTCGAGGCGAACGTCGGCCTCGTCGGACGTCACGGTCCGGGTTTCCACGCTGGGGGACTTGTTCTCACTCATCAAACGGGCACCGAAACAAGAGAACGCACGACCGCGAGGCCGGCAAAGAAACCCGCGATGGTCAGCACCATCGAGGCCAGGATGTAACCCGCCGCCGCCGGCAGGGCGTTCCGCTCCACCAGCAGCCCGACGTCGAGCGTGAAGGAGGAGAAAGTGGTAAATCCCCCCAGCACCCCGACCATCAGCAGCGCCCGCAGCTCCGGCGAGGGCGACCACACCAGCGCGGCCAGCTCCGCCAGCGCGCCCATGGTGAAGCAGCCCACGGCGTTCACGATCAGCGTCCCGTAGGGAAACTGCGTGCCCAGCCAATGGCCGACCGCCGTCATCAGAAGATAGCGCGCCATGGACCCGACGGCTCCACCGACGGCAACCGCGGCGAGCGTGGACGGTGATGCGATCACGGAACCTCCGGAACGGATGGGACGACGGGCATCCCGCGCGGATTAGAGCCAGAATTGCGGCGGCTTGTCACGTGCCGGGCGCAGCATCCTCTGGATTCCGGTCGCCCACGCCGAAGATCCAGCCCTCCTGCCGCCGCACCCGCGCGTCCATGGCCGGCGGACTCCACACCGCCTGCCGCTCGGCCAGCCAGCGCAGCCCCGCCGCCGAGACCAGGGCGTCCGCGTCATGGTCGGTCACCACTCCGGACAAGCCGGCGGGCGGCGCGCCGAGGACGGCCAGCGCGGCATCGGTCGCCGCCCCGTCGCGGATCTTGCGCAGCCCGAAGCCAGCGCGGATGAGGAACAGGCGCGGGTAGATCTCGCAGATGACGGTGCGGCCCGGACCCGGCGCGTCGAAGGGCCAGACCGCCACCCGGTCCGGCGCCGCCCGCTTCAGCGCCCGCAGCATGCGCATTCCGGCCAGACCGCCCTTCCCCACCTGCTTGGCGCCGATCAGCTTGTAAGGGCTCTGCGGGCTGCCGTAGCCGTCGGCGCGGCACACCCGCTCGGTCCGCCGGTGCGGATCGCGGTACCAGTCCGGCTGCGTCCCGGCGCGCCAGAAATCGGCGCCGTAGCCCGGGTGCGCCGCGAAGCCGCCCCCGGCGAAATCCGGTTCCGCCCCGGCCACCGCCTCCACCAGGTCCCAGAGGTCGAACGCCGTCGCCAAGTCGGGGTCGGGGAAGTAGCGCCCGGCCACATCGAAGGGCAGCGAGAAGGCGCAGTCGATCCCGACCAACGCCGGCCCGCGCTCCAGCCCGTCCAGCAGCCAGTCGAACACGGCGGTGCGCGACCATTGCCGCTCCGTGGGAGCGACGACCCGGGGCGGCCCCTCCGCACCGCATTCGGCCACGGCGATGCCGGCGTAGCGCTTGCCCGCGGCGCCCGACCAGTCGATGGCGATGAAGCGCCCCAAGTCCGGCAGCGCGGCCCCCGTCGTCATTCCTGATCGCCCCAATCCAATTTCACGATGCTGAAAGCGGAACGTCCGACAGTCAGCGCAGGATCATTGCACCGGAGTATCCCCATGCCCACCCTCAGGATTGCCGGACTGCTCATCGCCGGTTTGCTCTTGTCCATCGCCCCGGCATGGAGCGCTCCCTGCCTGGAAATCCAAAGCGTCCGGCTTTCCGCCGATCCCGAACGCAACATGGCGGAGGGCGGGCGTCTCGCGCGACACATTCTGGGCGCGGTGCCACCGCCCAAGGCCGGGCAGAGCGTCGGCACGCCGATGTTCGCCGACCGCCGGGCCTGGGACGTGGCATGGCAGGCCTTGACCAGTCATCCGGGACAACTGCTGTGTGGCGACGAGATCGGCAGCACCCAGTACGGCAAGACGCTGGGCGTTCAGGTCCCCTCGATGCTGTGCGAAGAGACCGACGGCGCGGGGCGCTGCGTTCGCGCGCGGCCCTTCACCAGTGAAACCGTGACCTATGTGTTCGAGGTTTCCGGTCCGCCGGAGGCGCCGGCCTGGATTCTGGGAACCGCCTACCCGAAGCCGTGAAACGCGGCTACTCGTCCCCGTCCGCGGCCTTGCGCTCGCGCAGGCGCCCCCAGTAGTCCTGGCGCTTCTTGATCTCGCGCTCGAATCCACGCTCCACCGGCTGGTAGAAGGCGCGCCGAGCCATGCCCTCCGGGAAGTAGTTCTGGCCGGAAAAGCCGTCCGCCGTGTCGTGGTCGTACTCGTAACCCTTGCCGTAACCGATCTGCTTCATCAGCTTGGTCGGGGCGTTCAGGATGTGCTTGGGCGGCATCAGGCTGCCGGTTTCCTTGGCGGCGCGCACCGCGCTCTTGTAGGCGGTGTAGCCGGCGTTCGACTTCGGCGCCGTCCCCAGATAGATGACCAGCTGGGCGATGGCCAGTTCCCCCTCCGGGCTGCCCAGCCGCTCGTAGGCCTCCCAGGCGGCGGTGGCCTGGGCGAGCGCGTTGGGGTCGGCCATGCCGATATCCTCCACCGCGAAGCGCGTCAGCCGGCGGGCGATGTAGCGCGGGTCCTCGCCACCCTCCAGCATGCGGGCGTACCAGTAGAGCGCCGCGTCGGTGTCCGACCCGCGCAGCGACTTGTGCAGCGCGCTGATGAGGTTGTAGTGCCCCTCCTGCGCCTTGTCGTAGAGCGGGGCGCGGCGCTGGATGGCGGTGGCGAGCGCGTTGTTGTCGAGAAGCGCGCCGTCCTCCGGCACCGGCAGGGCGAACAGCTCCTCGCAGAGGTTCAGGCAGAAGCGCCCGTCGCCGTCGGCCATCGCCTTCAGCGCCGCCCGCGCGTCCGGCGTCAGCGGCAGCGGGCGGCCCATCTCCGCCTCGGCCCGCGACAGCAGCTTTTCCAGCGCGGCGTCGTCCAGCCGGTTCAGCACGAAGACCTGGGCGCGGGACAGAAGCGCCGCGTTCAGCTCGAAGGACGGATTTTCGGTGGTGGCGCCGACCAGCGTGACGGTGCCGTCCTCCACATAGGGCAGGAAACCGTCCTGCTGGGAGCGGTTGAATCGGTGGATCTCGTCGATGAACAGCAGCGTGCCCTGCCCGGCCGCGCGCCGCGCCCGGGCGGCGTCGAACACCTTGCGCAGGTCGGCCACGCCGGAGAACACCGCCGACAGCGGCTCGAAATGCAGGTCGGTGGACAGGGCCAGCAGCCGCGCGATGGTTGTCTTGCCGCAGCCGGGCGGCCCCCACAGGATCATGGAGGCCAGCCGGCGCGCGGCGACCATGCGGCCCAGCGGGCCGTCGGGCTTCAGCAGATGCTCCTGCCCGACCACCTCGCCCAGGCTGCGCGGGCGCAGCCGGTCGGCCAGCGGGCGGGGGGCGCCCGCCTCGAACAGGCCGCCGGTGGCTCCGGAGTCGCCGCGTTTGCTCATCGCTGATCCACCGATCGCACCGGACCGGTCACTGGTTGGTGGGCGCGCCGCAGCGCTGGTAACACATGCGCAGCGAATGCTGGCAGTTGTCGGTCGGCGAGAAGATGCCGCCGCGGTCCGGACGGTCAAGCCCGCTCTGCGCGCGCGCGGCCACCGAGTCCATGCAGGAGTTGTTGCTGCGCTCGCACTGGGCGCGGCAGGAATCGTCGCTGCCGACACCGCCGTCCAGGCGGAGCGACGGGTCTTCGACCCCGCGGGCCGGGCGCGAGGCGGCCGGCGACCCGGCGGGAGCCGTTGTGGGGGCCGCGGTGGAGGCCGCCGGAGCACCGCCCACGGCGGCGCCGGACGAACGCCCCGGCGCGTCCGCGCAGGCGGCGAGCGCAACCAGGGCGAGGGCCAGCACCGGCCCCAGAATGAGTTTCGGACGGAACATCTCGGCTTTGACTCCCATTGTTCTTGCGTGACCCCGGACGTTGGCGGATGGTCCCCCGCATTGGACCATGCCGCGGGCTCGGCGCCCACTATGCCGGGAACGCAAGCGATAAGGGAATGCCTCAAATGAGTCCCAACAATCCCGGCCCGTCGCCGCGCCGCCGGACATCGACCACCGTCTTCGTGGCGCTGCTGATCGGCGGCCTGCTGCTGCTCGTCGTGCGCATGCTCGCCATGCCCACCGTCAGCGCCGGCGAGGTCGTGCTGCCCCTGCTGGCCGGCATCGGCATGGCGCTGGCCATCGGCGTGATGGTCATGCGCGACCGCCGCGAGCGCAACGCCCTGCCCCCGTCGGAGCGCAACCGCCAGGACCGCGGGATGCCGGATTGATTCTTGGTGGATGCGGGTGACGCGCGGGGCCGAGCCCCGCGCCGCTCACACGAATTTGAAGCTGAGCAATCCGCCGATGATGATGACCAGCAGAACGGTCGTCACCAGCATCAGCCGCTTCTCGATGATGTCGCGCACCTGCGGCCCGTAGAAGTGCAGCAGGATCGCGATCATGTAGAATCGCGAGAATCGCGCAACGATCGAGCACAGGATGAACACCGTCAGGTCGAGATGTGCGAACCCCGCGGTGATCGTCAGCAATTTGTAGGGTATGGGCGTGATGCCCTTGAGGATCAGGAACCAGGGGCCGAATTCGGCGAACATGTCCTGGAAGCGCTGGAACGACTCTTGCGCGTTGTAGAGGTCGATGATCAGCCGTCCGATGCTCTCGAACAGGTAGAACCCGACCGCGTAGCCGAACAGCCCGCCGATCAGCGAGGCCAGTGCGCAGATGTTGGTGTAGCGCCAGAGCTTCTTAGGCTCCGCCAGACACATCGGCACCAGCATGACGTCGGGCGGCAGAGGGAAGAAGGAGCTTTCCGCGAAGGAGACGGCGGACATCCACCAGACGGCGTCCTTGCGGGCGGAGAGCTTGAGAATCCGGTTGTAGAGAGGTTTCAGCATACCGCGCGCGCGGCGCCCTCCCGAAGTGACGGAACCCGAAAACCGGAAACCCTCCCTCCGGGGATGAACCCGAAGGGAGGGCCGGTCGGTCACCTATATCGTCGTCCGCGGCCCGGGGGCAACGGCGACGACAAGATTTCACGAAAGCTCAACCGTGGGCTCAGCCCTCGGCCTCGACCTCTTCCTTGATCTCCACCGGGCCCGAATCCTGGCCCTTGGCGGCGACGTCACGGTCGACCAGCTCGATCACGCCCATGGCGGCGGCATCGCCGTAGCGGAAGCCGGCCTTCAGGACGCGGCTGTAGCCACCCTGGCGGTCCTTGTAACGGTCGGCCAGGACGGTGAACAGCTTGGTCACCATCGCGTCGTCGCGCAGCTGCGCGAAGGCGAGACGGCGGTTGGCGAGGCCACCCTTCTTGCCGAGCGTGATCAGACGCTCGACGATCGGGCGCAGATCCTTAGCCTTCGGCAGGGTCGTCTTGATCTGCTCGTGCTTGATCAGCGCATTCGCCATGTTCGAGAACATGGCCTTGCGGTGGCTGGTGGTCTTGCTGAACTTACGTCCGGAAACGCCGTGACGCATGACGGTCCTCCTTCATGGCGTGGCCCCCCTCGGGGAGCCGGTGGTGAACCCGACCGCCCAGTTTTCGGCTGGTACGGCGCGGGGCGGGCCGGTTGATGGCCCTGGGAACACTTGCCCCCTCCCCGGCCCTCCCCCGCCTTCGGCAAGGGAGGGAGATCATCCCCTCCCCTGCGAAGCCGGGGAGGGTCAGGGAGGGGGCAATAAGGTGTGCGAGACTTAGTACGGCTCTTCCAGACGCTTGGCCAGCTCTTCGATGTTCTCGGGCGGCCAGTTCGGGATTTCCATACCGAGGTGCAGACCCATCTGGGCCAGCACTTCCTTGATCTCGTTCAGCGACTTGCGGCCGAAGTTCGGCGTGCGGAGCATCTCCGCCTCGGTCTTCTGCACCAGATCGCCGATGTAGACGATGTTGTCGTTCTTGAGGCAGTTGGCCGAACGGACCGACAGTTCCAGCTCGTCCACCTTGCGGAGCAGGTTCTTGTTGAACGGAACCTCCTCGTGCTTCTCCTCGGCGACCGCGTGGGTCGGCTCCTCGAAGTTGATGAACAGCTGCAGCTGGTCCTGGAGGATGCGGGCGGCCAAAGCCACCGCGTCGTCCGGCTTCACGGCGCCGTTGGTCTCGACGACCATCGACAGGCGGTCATAGTCGGTGACCTGCCCGACGCGGGCGTTGTCGACCTTGTAGGAGATCTTGCGGACCGGCGAGAACAGCGCGTCGACCGGGATCAGGCCGATCGGGGCGTCCTCCGGACGGTTCTGGCTGGCCGGGACATAGCCCTTGCCGGTCTCGACCGTCAGTTCCATGTTCAGGCGGGCGCCGTTGTCCAGCGTGCAGATCACGAGATCCGGGTCCATCACCTGGATGTCCGCGCCGGTCTCGATCATGCCGGCCTTCACCTCGCCGGGGCCTTCGGCGCGCAGGCGCATGCGCTTCGGGCCGTCACCGCCCATACGCAGACCCATCGACTTGATGTTGAGGACGATGTCGGTCACGTCCTCGCGCACGCCGGGGATCGACGAGAACTCGTGCAGCACGCCATCGATGTGGATCGCCGTGACGGCCGCACCCTGCAGCGAGGAGAGCAGCACGCGACGCAGCGCGTTGCCGAGCGTCAGACCGAAGCCACGCTCCAGCGGCTCGGCCACGACGGTCGCCGTGCGGTCGGCGTCGTCACCGGGCTGGATGTCCAGCTTGTTCGGCTTGATCAGTTCCTGCCAGTTCTTCTGAAGAGCCACGGTATTACCTCATGCCATCGGGGTGGACACACGTCCGCGGAGACCGGCCGTTCCCATCCGATGGCGCCGCGATGGCTGCGGCGCCTGTCCCGGAACGGCGGGTCCCCGCGGGTGCGGAGTAGCGATGCTTCTTAGACGCGACGCTTCTTCGGCGGACGGACGCCGTTGTGCGGGATCGGCGTGACGTCGCGGATCGAGGTGATCTGGAAGCCGATCGACTGCAGAGCGCGCAGCGCCGACTCACGCCCCGAACCCGGACCCTTCACCTCGACCTCGAGGGTCTTCATGCCGTGTTCCTGGGCCTTGCGGCCCGCGTCCTCGGCGGCGACCTGGGCGGCGTAGGGGGTCGACTTGCGCGAACCCTTGAAGCCCATCGTGCCCGACGACGACCAGGCGATGGTGTTGCCCTGCGCGTCGGTGATGGTGATCATCGTGTTGTTGAAGGAGGCGTTCACGTGAGCGACGCCGGCGGTGATGTTCTTGCGCTCGCGACGACGAAGACGCTGCGAAGCGGCTGAGGGCTTGGCCATGGTCCGTGCGTCCTCTTACTTCTTCTTGCCGGCGATCGGCTTGGCCGGACCCTTGCGGGTGCGGGCGTTCGTGTGGGTGCGCTGGCCGCGGACCGGCAGGCCCTTGCGGTGACGCAGGCCACGGTAGCAGGCCATGTCCATCAGACGCTTGATGTTCATGGCGACCGAACGGCGCAGGTCGCCTTCGACGCGGTAGTCGGCGTCGATGGTCTCGCGGATCTTGAGGATCTCGTCGTCCGTGAGCTGGTTCACACGGCGCTCCGCCGGGATCTCCAGCTTCGTGCAGATTTCCTTGGCCTTGAAGGGGCCGATGCCATGAATGTAGGTCAACGCAATCTCCACGCGCTTCTGCGCGGGGATGTTGACGCCAGCGATACGCGCCACGCCTGCTCTCCTCGATATCTCAACGGCAGCCCTCATGGGCCGCCTACACACCGATTGATCCCCGATCCGGACGCCGGGGCCCGAAGGCCGGACGGCAAAACACGGATACGGGACGCACAATGTCTCCCGCCGGGCCGGTTGGGCCGCGGGAGGGTGCGACTATAGAAAAAGCCGGAAATCTGTCAAGGCCGTTCTGCGGCGTTACCGTGCTTTTCCCGGTGCCCGACCATTGTGGGGAGGCGGACCGCGGTTGACAAGCCGGACGGCAGAACTTGAGATGAACGGCCCGCCCCGAACGGAACAATCCGAACGGCCCATATCAGAAGGCAGACCCATGACCCGCAAAGGCATCCCCTTCCGGCGCTTCCGCCTGACCAAGATCGTCGCCACGCTGGGGCCGGCCACCGCGACGCCGGAGATGATCCGCGCGCTGTTCGAGGCGGGCGTGGACGTCTTCCGCCTGAACTTCAGCCACGGCACGCACGAGGACCACGGCAAGCGCCTCGCCACGCTGCGCGCGCTGGAGGCGGAACTCGACCACCCCATCGCGGTGATGGCCGACCTCCAGGGGCCGAAACTGCGGCTGGGCACCTTCGCCGACGGTCCGGTCACCGTCGAACCGGGGCACCGCATCCGCCTCGACCTCTCCACCGAGCCGGGCGACGCGACCCGCGTCGGCCTGCCCCACCCGGAAATCTTCGCCGCGCTTGAGCCGGAGGCGGAGCTGCTGGTGGACGACGGCAAGGTCCGCCTGCGCGTCGTCGACTGCAGCCCCGACCACGCCGACTGCGTCGTGCTGTCCGGCAGCCGCTTGTCCGACCGCAAGGGCGTGAACGTTCCGGGCGTCGTCCTGCCGCTGACGCCGCTGACCCCGAAGGATCACGAGGATCTGGCCTTCGCGCTCGACCAGGGAGTGGACTGGGTGGCCTTGTCCTTCGTGCAGCGGCCGGAGGACGTGGCCGAGGCGCGCAAGCTGGTCGCCGGGCGGGCCGCCCTGCTGTCGAAGATGGAAAAACCGCAGGCCATCCAACACCTGGAACGCATCGTCGAGCTGTCGGACGGCGTCATGGTCGCTCGCGGCGACCTGGGCGTCGAGATGCCGGCGGAGGACGTGCCGAGCATCCAGAAGCGGATCATCCGCGAATCGCGCAAGGCCGGAAAGCCGGTGATCGTCGCCACCCAGATGCTCGAGTCGATGATCGGCGCCCCGGCGCCGACCCGCGCCGAGGCGTCGGACGTGGCGACCGCGGTCTATGACGGGGCGGACGCGGTGATGCTGTCGGCGGAGACCGCGGCGGGCACCTACCCCATCGAGGCGGTGTCGATGATGGACCGCATCGCCCGCCGGGTAGAGCAGGACCCGCTCTACCGCACCATCACCGACGCCCAGCACCCCGACCCCCAGCAGACCTCCACCGACGCCGTCACCGCGGCGGCGCGGCAGGTCGCCCACACAATCCAGGCCGCGGCCATCGTCACCTACACCACCAGCGGCTCCACCACCCTGCGCGCCGCCCGCGAGCGGCCGGAGGTGCCGATCATGTGCCTGACCTCAAGCCTGGAGACGGCGCGTCGGCTCCAGCTCGCCTACGGGGTGCACAGCGTGCACTCCGCCGACGTGGCCGACTTCAACGAGATGGTCCAGAAGGCCGCCCGCTGCGCCTACGAGGACGGGCTGGCGGTGGAGGGGCAGCGGCTGGTCATCACCGCCGGCGTGCCCTTCGGCACCCCCGGCAACACCAACATCCTGCGCATCGCCTGGGTGGATGCGCAGTAAGGGGAAAGCCGTCAGGCCGGCGGACGCTCTGCCGGCGCGACGCGGGGAAAGCGCAGGGTGAAGGCCGCGCCGCGGCCCGGCGCGCTGTCGAGCGCGATGCGGCCCCTCAACCGGCGGGTGGCGATGTTGTAGACGATGTTCAGCCCCAGCCCGCTGCCGCCCGTTCCGCGGCTGGTGGTGAAGAAGGGCTCGAACACCTTGCCATGGAGTTCGGACGGGATGCCGCGCCCGTCGTCGGCATAGACCAGTTCCACCTCGTCGCCCCCCACCGCGCGCGCGGCCACGCGCAGCGTCCCGTGCTGGCCCGGGGCGTAGCCGTGAATGATCGAGTTCATCACGAGGTTGGTCAGCACTTGGCTGAGCGCGCCGGGGTAGCCGTCGATCAGCAGATCCGCCGGGCAATCCACCTCCACGCCGTGGGCCGCCCGCTTGATGCGGACGCCCAGGCTGCGCAGCACCTCGTCGATGTAGTCGCGAAGGTCGAAGACGCGGCGCTCCTCGCTCGCCTGATCGACGGCGATCTGCTTGAAGCTCTGGATGAGTTGGGCGGCGCGGTCGATGTTCAGCAGCATCAGGTGCGCCGCCTCCCCCGCCATGTCGAGGAAGTCGGCGAAGTCGGGCCGGCGCAGCGTTCCCGCCTCGAAAT includes the following:
- a CDS encoding sensor histidine kinase, producing the protein MAHEINTPIGIALTGASLMAERTRVIRRDFEAGTLRRPDFADFLDMAGEAAHLMLLNIDRAAQLIQSFKQIAVDQASEERRVFDLRDYIDEVLRSLGVRIKRAAHGVEVDCPADLLIDGYPGALSQVLTNLVMNSIIHGYAPGQHGTLRVAARAVGGDEVELVYADDGRGIPSELHGKVFEPFFTTSRGTGGSGLGLNIVYNIATRRLRGRIALDSAPGRGAAFTLRFPRVAPAERPPA
- the pyk gene encoding pyruvate kinase, translating into MTRKGIPFRRFRLTKIVATLGPATATPEMIRALFEAGVDVFRLNFSHGTHEDHGKRLATLRALEAELDHPIAVMADLQGPKLRLGTFADGPVTVEPGHRIRLDLSTEPGDATRVGLPHPEIFAALEPEAELLVDDGKVRLRVVDCSPDHADCVVLSGSRLSDRKGVNVPGVVLPLTPLTPKDHEDLAFALDQGVDWVALSFVQRPEDVAEARKLVAGRAALLSKMEKPQAIQHLERIVELSDGVMVARGDLGVEMPAEDVPSIQKRIIRESRKAGKPVIVATQMLESMIGAPAPTRAEASDVATAVYDGADAVMLSAETAAGTYPIEAVSMMDRIARRVEQDPLYRTITDAQHPDPQQTSTDAVTAAARQVAHTIQAAAIVTYTTSGSTTLRAARERPEVPIMCLTSSLETARRLQLAYGVHSVHSADVADFNEMVQKAARCAYEDGLAVEGQRLVITAGVPFGTPGNTNILRIAWVDAQ
- the rpsM gene encoding 30S ribosomal protein S13, yielding MARIAGVNIPAQKRVEIALTYIHGIGPFKAKEICTKLEIPAERRVNQLTDDEILKIRETIDADYRVEGDLRRSVAMNIKRLMDMACYRGLRHRKGLPVRGQRTHTNARTRKGPAKPIAGKKK